The following are encoded in a window of bacterium SCSIO 12643 genomic DNA:
- a CDS encoding SPASM domain-containing protein, with product MRESFHLIRKLTFSRVLNALVLILGYYTSRITRQPIQWGEPISLSIEPTTACNLGCPECPSGLKMFTRPTGNLSPELFEKIISQIHKKLIYLTFYFQGEPFINKHFLQMVKYASEKGIFTSTSTNAHFINEKVAKEIVHSGLDRLIISLDGTTQEVYEQYRIHGKVDKVLEGTRNIMEAKKRLNSQTPQVVFQFLVVKHNEHQIDEVHRLAKELGVDKVALKTAQIYDYKNGSPLLPSDQKYSRYRMKDDGTYEIKNRLRNHCWRLWHSAVITWDGDIVPCCFDKDAKYKMGTLQNHTFQDIWHNDTYKGFRNAIIQSRKNIDICQNCTEGTKVWM from the coding sequence ATGCGCGAAAGCTTTCATCTTATTCGAAAACTAACTTTTTCCAGGGTTCTAAATGCATTGGTTCTGATTTTAGGCTACTATACTTCCAGAATCACACGTCAACCCATTCAATGGGGTGAACCGATCAGCTTAAGTATCGAACCCACTACCGCATGTAATCTGGGCTGTCCGGAGTGTCCTAGTGGGCTAAAAATGTTTACGCGTCCCACAGGAAATCTAAGTCCTGAACTTTTTGAAAAAATCATCAGTCAAATTCATAAAAAACTGATCTATTTGACTTTTTACTTTCAAGGGGAACCTTTTATCAATAAGCATTTTCTTCAGATGGTCAAATATGCTTCTGAAAAAGGAATTTTCACTTCCACATCAACCAATGCACACTTCATCAATGAAAAGGTTGCGAAAGAAATTGTCCATTCTGGCTTAGATCGCTTGATTATTTCTTTGGATGGAACAACTCAGGAAGTGTATGAGCAATATAGAATTCATGGCAAAGTGGATAAAGTATTAGAAGGCACTCGAAACATTATGGAAGCGAAGAAAAGACTAAACTCTCAAACTCCTCAAGTTGTTTTTCAGTTTTTAGTTGTGAAACATAATGAACATCAAATTGATGAAGTTCATAGATTAGCCAAAGAATTGGGTGTAGATAAAGTGGCCCTAAAAACAGCTCAAATCTACGACTACAAAAATGGAAGTCCACTTTTACCTTCTGATCAAAAGTATTCGAGATATCGGATGAAGGATGATGGGACTTACGAGATAAAAAACAGACTCAGAAATCATTGTTGGAGACTTTGGCACTCCGCTGTAATAACCTGGGATGGAGATATTGTTCCTTGTTGTTTTGATAAAGATGCCAAATACAAAATGGGCACACTACAAAATCATACATTTCAGGACATTTGGCATAATGACACTTATAAAGGGTTTAGAAATGCAATTATTCAATCTCGAAAAAACATTGACATCTGTCAAAACTGTACAGAAGGAACAAAAGTCTGGATGTAA
- a CDS encoding S9 family peptidase has protein sequence MRIMMKWAWLVACVLIINVGFAQEKRSLTPEDMPGWKNLRGVKISNDGKWLTYQVIPNVGDGILHLKNPDSGIEKQFERGYKAKFSAKSNYIVFMIKPHLDSLRKVKLDEVPKSKWPQDTLAVYVFDQDTLMKFEGVKSFKLSEEGSDWMSFYYKKPQKEKTPPPGGKKKKKKKKSKNTPAPKSKKKPIKRKTSDLVLFHPISGETKKIKNVQEYSISKYGNSMGYIRSFGDTIDSVGVYWFNNITGNIDTSYVGLGNAKKPTFSEDGDHFVWIQSADTGKVKAYSLYTTRGNKGTRIIVDTNDRNLPEGHTVSENGRIYFSRDGSKIFIGTAERPVEEPKDSIPADEKSTLDVWSWTDLEPQPMQLLKKAQEEKKTYLAVFHIASQKLVPLGNDSTRYIQPLMEGDNNYALMVESKKYDLSMSWAFPFARDYYRMDLTSGKKKLIGEAIGYNSNISPSGKYFVYFDGEAGIWYSLDIDTDTKVDISKPLVKNGQILVNLDSEIPTAPFAFGIEGWTDGEAWVLVKTKYDIWMVDPKGEKEPVALTNGMADEKHLAIDFVNLDRDHDYIKLDSMMLLAAQNVDDNSEGMMLRYPEAERITNLIWGEESIYQFTRAKEASRFFYRSMNYIQYPDIIYSSKVNGNPIESQFNNSIKVSNVQSQQNDFYWGFVKKHYWTDENGVEQKGLLYYPENFDASKKYPVMIYFYEKYFSSEYQRKPFRPSHSTISIPLYTSNGYMVFVPDIHYGTGHPGKDALNTVVSGAKSLQKMEYVDPDKMAIQGQSWGGYQVAYIVTQTDMFTAAMAGAPVSNMTSAYGGIRWGSGMSREFQYERTQSRIGDHLWNAQDLYIENSPLFYLPNVKTPLLIMHNDKDGAVPYYQGIEMFMGMRRLQKPSWLLVYNNEQHNLRKMPNRLDLSLRMFQFFNHYMKGAPMPKWMSEGVPAVDKGKDYGFELEEKK, from the coding sequence ATGAGAATAATGATGAAATGGGCGTGGTTGGTTGCGTGTGTGTTGATCATAAATGTAGGTTTTGCCCAGGAGAAAAGAAGTTTAACACCGGAGGATATGCCGGGTTGGAAAAACTTGAGAGGAGTTAAAATTTCGAATGATGGAAAATGGTTAACCTATCAGGTGATTCCTAATGTTGGGGATGGGATTTTGCATCTTAAAAATCCGGATTCCGGGATTGAAAAACAATTTGAGAGGGGATATAAAGCGAAGTTTTCGGCTAAAAGTAATTACATCGTTTTTATGATCAAGCCACATTTAGATTCTTTGAGAAAAGTAAAGTTGGATGAAGTGCCAAAATCCAAATGGCCGCAGGATACATTGGCGGTCTATGTATTTGATCAGGATACTTTGATGAAGTTTGAAGGGGTGAAGTCGTTTAAGTTATCTGAGGAAGGTAGTGATTGGATGTCTTTCTACTATAAGAAACCCCAAAAAGAGAAAACACCTCCACCAGGTGGTAAAAAGAAAAAAAAGAAGAAAAAGTCAAAGAATACTCCGGCACCTAAGAGTAAGAAGAAGCCAATTAAAAGAAAGACGAGTGATTTGGTCTTGTTTCATCCAATAAGCGGAGAGACGAAAAAAATCAAAAATGTACAGGAATATAGCATTTCCAAGTATGGAAATAGCATGGGGTATATCCGTTCCTTTGGAGATACTATTGACAGTGTTGGTGTGTATTGGTTTAATAATATTACCGGAAATATAGATACTTCTTATGTTGGCCTGGGAAATGCAAAAAAGCCAACTTTTAGTGAAGATGGAGATCATTTTGTTTGGATTCAATCTGCCGATACCGGGAAAGTGAAAGCTTATTCTTTGTATACTACCAGAGGAAACAAAGGAACCAGAATTATAGTAGATACCAATGATAGAAATTTACCGGAAGGACATACGGTAAGTGAAAATGGACGCATTTATTTTTCCAGAGATGGTTCTAAAATATTTATAGGTACCGCAGAAAGGCCAGTGGAAGAACCAAAAGATAGTATTCCGGCAGACGAGAAATCTACTTTGGATGTATGGAGTTGGACAGATCTGGAGCCACAGCCGATGCAATTATTAAAGAAGGCGCAAGAAGAAAAGAAAACCTACTTAGCGGTATTCCATATTGCTAGCCAAAAACTAGTGCCTTTGGGAAATGATTCTACCAGATACATTCAACCATTGATGGAAGGGGATAACAATTATGCATTGATGGTAGAGTCTAAAAAATATGATTTGTCTATGAGTTGGGCTTTTCCTTTTGCCAGAGATTACTATCGAATGGATTTGACCTCGGGAAAGAAAAAACTTATTGGTGAAGCCATTGGTTATAACTCTAATATTTCACCTTCAGGAAAGTACTTTGTGTATTTTGATGGTGAAGCAGGTATATGGTATTCTTTGGATATTGATACGGATACTAAAGTTGATATATCCAAGCCGTTGGTTAAAAATGGTCAGATTCTGGTTAATTTGGATTCTGAAATTCCGACTGCACCTTTTGCGTTCGGAATCGAAGGTTGGACCGATGGTGAAGCATGGGTTTTAGTGAAGACTAAATATGACATTTGGATGGTAGATCCTAAAGGAGAAAAAGAGCCAGTTGCTTTAACCAATGGAATGGCAGATGAAAAACACTTGGCAATAGATTTCGTGAATTTAGATAGAGATCACGATTATATTAAACTGGACTCTATGATGTTATTGGCTGCACAAAATGTAGATGATAATTCAGAAGGGATGATGTTGCGTTATCCTGAAGCTGAGAGAATTACGAATTTGATTTGGGGCGAAGAATCTATTTACCAATTCACCAGAGCAAAAGAAGCGAGTAGGTTCTTTTATCGATCAATGAATTATATACAGTATCCGGATATTATATATTCTTCTAAGGTAAATGGAAACCCAATTGAAAGTCAGTTTAATAATTCTATAAAAGTATCCAATGTTCAGTCTCAACAAAACGATTTTTATTGGGGATTTGTAAAGAAACACTATTGGACAGATGAAAATGGGGTAGAACAAAAAGGATTGTTGTATTACCCTGAGAATTTTGATGCAAGCAAGAAATATCCGGTGATGATTTATTTCTATGAAAAGTATTTTAGCTCTGAGTACCAGAGAAAACCATTTAGACCATCGCATTCTACGATTTCTATTCCATTGTACACCAGTAATGGATATATGGTGTTTGTACCGGACATTCACTATGGAACAGGTCATCCTGGAAAAGATGCTTTGAATACTGTGGTAAGTGGCGCAAAATCTTTGCAAAAAATGGAATATGTAGACCCAGATAAAATGGCGATTCAAGGACAAAGTTGGGGCGGTTATCAAGTGGCGTATATTGTGACTCAGACAGATATGTTTACTGCAGCTATGGCGGGTGCTCCGGTAAGTAATATGACCTCTGCATACGGTGGAATCAGATGGGGCTCGGGTATGAGTAGAGAATTCCAGTATGAAAGAACACAAAGTAGAATTGGAGATCATTTATGGAATGCGCAGGACTTATATATCGAAAATTCACCATTGTTCTATCTTCCGAATGTGAAAACTCCATTATTGATTATGCACAATGATAAAGATGGGGCAGTTCCTTATTATCAGGGAATAGAGATGTTTATGGGGATGAGAAGGCTCCAAAAACCATCATGGTTGTTGGTATATAATAACGAACAACATAATCTGAGAAAAATGCCAAACCGTTTGGATTTGAGTTTGAGAATGTTCCAATTCTTTAATCACTATATGAAAGGAGCACCAATGCCAAAATGGATGTCGGAGGGTGTTCCGGCAGTGGATAAAGGAAAAGATTATGGTTTCGAATTAGAAGAAAAGAAGTAA
- a CDS encoding ABC transporter permease has protein sequence MEIYIKLFLESISFSLTALSTNKLRTTLSLLGITIGIFSIITVFTLVDSLELKIRNSVEDLGDNVIFVQKWPWKFGGAYNWWDYMARPYPSPEEQVAIAKDSKYAAGSAYTCNFSRTVQFSRNSVESTIIIGASKGYDLVRNFEVENGRYFTEKELRSGANVCVIGNQIAFDLFGYTPAVGKTIKIGGRKAKVIGVFKREGESMIGFSLDPYVVLPLNYARTMVNVKSRRVDPTIYVKAKEGINNAALKDELTGIMRAERRLKPRAQNDFALNEISIISEGFDGFFGFINWLGGIIGGFSILVGAVSIANIMFVSVRERTRIIGIQKALGAKNGFILFQFLSESVILSLIGGIFGLILISILSVSVNLFTEYEVVMTSGNIILGISISVIIGIIAGVFPAWQAAKKDPVEAIRS, from the coding sequence ATGGAAATTTACATTAAACTTTTTTTAGAGAGCATTTCGTTTTCGCTTACTGCATTATCAACCAACAAGTTAAGAACCACACTTTCTCTTCTAGGAATTACAATTGGAATTTTCTCAATTATCACGGTTTTTACGTTGGTCGACTCTTTAGAATTGAAAATTAGAAATAGCGTAGAAGATCTGGGAGACAACGTCATCTTTGTCCAAAAATGGCCCTGGAAATTTGGAGGCGCTTATAACTGGTGGGACTATATGGCTCGTCCATATCCATCACCGGAAGAACAAGTTGCCATTGCCAAAGACTCTAAATACGCTGCTGGAAGTGCCTATACCTGTAACTTTTCAAGGACAGTTCAGTTTTCCAGAAACAGTGTGGAATCCACTATCATAATTGGTGCTTCTAAAGGTTACGATTTAGTTCGGAATTTCGAAGTTGAAAATGGACGGTATTTTACAGAAAAAGAACTTCGAAGTGGAGCAAATGTTTGTGTCATTGGAAATCAAATTGCTTTCGATCTCTTTGGGTACACTCCTGCCGTAGGAAAAACCATTAAAATCGGAGGACGTAAAGCCAAGGTGATAGGAGTGTTTAAACGCGAAGGCGAAAGTATGATTGGTTTTTCTCTTGACCCCTATGTCGTGCTTCCATTGAATTATGCACGTACCATGGTGAATGTCAAATCCAGACGTGTAGACCCAACTATTTATGTCAAAGCAAAAGAAGGCATCAATAATGCGGCATTAAAAGATGAACTTACCGGAATTATGCGTGCGGAACGGAGATTAAAACCGCGTGCGCAAAATGATTTTGCATTAAATGAAATCAGTATCATCTCCGAAGGTTTTGATGGCTTTTTTGGGTTTATCAATTGGCTTGGAGGAATTATTGGTGGATTCTCTATCCTGGTAGGAGCCGTAAGTATTGCTAATATCATGTTTGTTTCGGTGAGAGAACGAACCAGAATCATTGGAATTCAAAAAGCACTTGGTGCCAAAAACGGATTTATCCTTTTTCAGTTTTTGAGTGAGTCAGTGATCTTATCCTTAATTGGGGGAATATTTGGTTTAATTCTAATTTCAATCCTATCGGTCTCCGTAAATCTATTCACTGAATATGAAGTGGTGATGACTTCAGGGAATATCATTTTGGGTATTTCTATTTCTGTAATCATAGGAATCATTGCCGGGGTATTTCCAGCATGGCAAGCCGCTAAAAAGGATCCGGTAGAAGCTATTCGTAGCTAA
- a CDS encoding rod shape-determining protein gives MGLFDLFTQEIAIDLGTANTLIIHNDKVVVDEPSIVALDRASGRVLAVGKQAQQMHGKTHENIKTIRPLKDGVIADFHAAEHMIRGMIKMIPAKSRLFSPSLKMVICIPSGITEVEKRAVRDSAEHAGAKDVYLIHEPMAAAIGIGIDVEEPMGNMVIDIGGGTSEIAVIALGGIVCDKSIRVAGDEFTSDIEDYMRRQHNILIGDRTAEQIKIAVGAASMELDNPPEDYAVHGRDLMTGIPKEIKVTYLEIAQALDKSISKIEEAILSALEMTPPELSADIYKTGIYLAGGGAMLRGLDKRIEQKTKLPIHIADDPLRAVARGTGIALKNADNLTFLIR, from the coding sequence ATGGGATTATTTGATTTATTTACACAAGAAATTGCCATTGACTTAGGTACGGCAAATACCTTGATTATTCATAATGATAAAGTAGTTGTTGATGAGCCATCGATTGTGGCTTTGGATCGTGCTTCGGGTAGGGTTTTGGCTGTTGGAAAACAGGCGCAACAAATGCATGGTAAAACGCATGAGAATATCAAGACGATTAGGCCTTTGAAAGATGGTGTGATTGCGGATTTCCATGCTGCTGAGCATATGATTCGTGGAATGATCAAAATGATTCCTGCAAAAAGCAGATTATTTTCTCCTTCTTTAAAAATGGTGATCTGTATCCCATCAGGTATCACCGAGGTAGAAAAGAGGGCGGTTCGAGATAGTGCAGAACATGCAGGAGCAAAGGATGTGTATTTAATTCACGAGCCTATGGCAGCTGCAATAGGAATTGGGATTGATGTGGAAGAGCCCATGGGAAATATGGTCATTGATATAGGTGGAGGTACCTCTGAGATTGCTGTAATTGCTTTGGGTGGAATCGTTTGTGATAAGTCAATTCGTGTTGCGGGAGATGAATTTACCAGTGATATCGAAGACTATATGCGTAGACAGCACAATATCTTGATTGGAGATCGCACGGCAGAGCAAATTAAAATTGCAGTAGGTGCTGCAAGTATGGAATTAGATAATCCACCAGAAGACTATGCAGTTCATGGGCGTGATTTGATGACTGGAATTCCAAAAGAGATAAAAGTAACTTATCTGGAAATTGCACAGGCTTTAGATAAATCGATTTCAAAAATTGAAGAAGCGATTTTGAGTGCGTTAGAGATGACTCCACCGGAGCTTTCAGCGGATATCTATAAAACCGGAATCTACCTTGCAGGTGGTGGTGCAATGTTAAGAGGTTTGGATAAGCGTATTGAGCAAAAGACAAAGTTGCCGATTCATATTGCAGATGATCCGTTAAGAGCGGTTGCGAGAGGTACTGGTATTGCGCTAAAAAATGCGGATAATTTGACATTCCTAATCAGATAG
- the mreC gene encoding rod shape-determining protein MreC: MRKLIEVLEKYYLFFLFLILELIGFLMLVRYNTYHQISYLSWTSEITGGVNESFSDITEHLQLVEDNEILAQENALLRAQLKQAYLSTGKDFNPWVDTNYQQNYIYRSAKVVNNELSKQDNYLMINKGKLAGIRPGMGVVDSRGVVGIVTDVSNHYAVIMSVLNSKFSLGVRLKNSEYFGTLNWDGKSPNHAILKDIQQFVNVQKGDSIETLGSSGIFPEGVFSGVVEDIEPIEESNTWKITIALSAPIQQVKHVYVMENIFEEEIHTLEEGIE, encoded by the coding sequence ATGCGCAAACTGATAGAAGTATTAGAGAAATATTATTTGTTTTTTCTATTCCTGATATTGGAGTTGATTGGGTTTTTAATGTTAGTGAGGTACAATACCTATCATCAAATATCATATTTATCCTGGACCAGTGAAATCACGGGAGGAGTCAACGAGTCCTTTAGTGATATTACAGAGCATCTACAGTTGGTTGAAGATAATGAAATTCTAGCTCAGGAAAATGCTTTGTTGAGAGCGCAATTAAAGCAAGCATACTTATCTACTGGAAAGGATTTTAATCCGTGGGTGGATACCAATTATCAACAGAATTATATTTATCGATCCGCTAAGGTGGTGAATAACGAATTGTCGAAACAGGATAATTATCTGATGATTAACAAAGGTAAATTGGCAGGGATTCGCCCGGGAATGGGAGTGGTGGATTCCCGTGGTGTTGTGGGAATTGTTACGGATGTTTCCAATCACTATGCGGTAATAATGTCTGTTTTGAATTCTAAGTTTAGTCTGGGAGTGAGATTGAAAAACTCTGAGTATTTTGGAACTTTAAATTGGGATGGGAAAAGTCCGAATCACGCAATTCTAAAGGATATTCAACAATTTGTGAATGTACAGAAAGGCGATAGTATCGAAACACTGGGCAGTTCAGGAATTTTTCCTGAGGGGGTATTTTCTGGTGTGGTTGAAGATATAGAGCCTATCGAGGAGTCAAATACATGGAAGATTACCATCGCATTATCAGCACCTATACAGCAGGTGAAACATGTGTATGTGATGGAAAACATATTTGAAGAAGAAATCCATACACTAGAGGAGGGAATAGAATGA
- a CDS encoding amidinotransferase produces MNPYFTSSIFMVRPASFGMNPETSGTNAFQSTILMDKVDVIQQKAESEFDAMVDRIRKHGVNVKVFQDTKDQVRPDAVFPNNWISTHPNGPTIIYPMLAPNRRLEVREDVVDYVMTSEKVDLTSFAEKEVFLEGTGCMVIDHQKGIIYVARSQRVDDELVKQVAEKLNFSICSFLATDHQNNPIYHTNVAMFVTHSHVGIALETIKDEKERFEVVRAIESSGKKVLELSYYQITQFSGNMIQLQDADGQLVLVASCSGWNALDEHQKEELEKESKIVAVDIPTIEMYGGGSARCMIAEVFRA; encoded by the coding sequence ATGAATCCGTATTTTACCTCCAGCATATTTATGGTTCGTCCGGCAAGTTTTGGGATGAACCCGGAAACTTCAGGAACCAATGCCTTTCAAAGCACTATTTTAATGGATAAAGTTGATGTAATTCAGCAAAAAGCAGAATCCGAGTTTGATGCCATGGTAGATAGGATCAGAAAGCATGGTGTGAATGTCAAAGTATTTCAGGATACTAAAGATCAAGTCAGACCAGATGCTGTTTTTCCGAATAATTGGATCTCAACACATCCTAATGGGCCGACTATCATTTATCCGATGTTGGCACCAAATAGAAGGTTAGAAGTTAGAGAAGATGTAGTGGATTATGTCATGACTTCTGAAAAAGTAGATTTGACCTCCTTTGCTGAAAAAGAAGTGTTTTTGGAAGGAACCGGATGCATGGTGATAGATCATCAAAAGGGAATTATTTATGTGGCAAGATCGCAAAGAGTAGATGATGAACTGGTAAAACAAGTAGCTGAGAAACTAAATTTTTCCATTTGTAGTTTTCTAGCGACCGATCATCAAAACAATCCGATATACCATACAAATGTTGCTATGTTTGTAACGCACAGTCATGTGGGAATTGCATTGGAAACAATCAAGGATGAAAAAGAAAGGTTCGAAGTAGTTCGAGCGATTGAAAGTTCCGGGAAAAAGGTTTTGGAATTGAGTTATTATCAAATAACCCAGTTTTCAGGAAATATGATTCAGTTGCAAGATGCGGATGGCCAGCTCGTTTTGGTAGCATCTTGTTCTGGATGGAACGCTTTGGATGAGCACCAGAAAGAAGAGTTAGAAAAGGAATCGAAAATTGTGGCAGTAGACATTCCGACCATTGAAATGTATGGTGGAGGGAGTGCCAGGTGCATGATTGCAGAGGTTTTTAGAGCATAA
- the purH gene encoding bifunctional phosphoribosylaminoimidazolecarboxamide formyltransferase/IMP cyclohydrolase has translation MSVKIKTALISVFYKDGLAPIVKKLNELGVEILSTGGTQKFIEEFDIPVTPVESLTGYPSILGGRVKTLHPAVFGGILSRRELDSDKAQLEEYKIPEIDLVIVDLYPFEETVASGASEQDIIEKIDIGGISLIRAAAKNFKDVLIVSSRSQYDDVLNVISAGDGTVDLATRKKYAGEAFDVSSHYDSHIYKYFNPESDSLKLSERNQQVLRYGENPHQKGYFYGKMDELFDKKNGKELSYNNLLDVDAAVNLIADYDDCTCAILKHNNACGLATRETVVDAFKDALAGDPISAFGGIIITNREVDLATATEIDKIFYEVVIAPSFSEDALALLSAKKNRIILVQKETSMSGQMVRTALNGFLVQDKDVSTQVADDLKVVTKLAPTGDQVDDLLFANKLVKHTKSNTIVLAKDGQLLASGTGQTSRVDALKQAILKAQSFGFDLSGAVMASDAFFPFADCVEIANEVGIKTVIQPGGSIKDNLSIEFCDNNEMSMVMTGVRHFKH, from the coding sequence ATGTCGGTAAAAATTAAAACTGCTTTAATATCAGTATTTTATAAAGATGGTTTAGCGCCAATTGTAAAAAAATTAAATGAACTGGGAGTAGAAATACTCTCAACAGGTGGGACGCAAAAATTTATTGAGGAATTTGATATCCCGGTAACCCCTGTTGAAAGCTTGACAGGATACCCATCAATTTTGGGTGGAAGAGTAAAAACTTTACACCCTGCTGTATTTGGAGGAATACTTTCTCGAAGAGAGCTAGATAGTGATAAAGCACAATTGGAAGAGTACAAAATTCCTGAGATTGATTTGGTGATTGTGGATTTATATCCATTCGAAGAAACTGTGGCTTCAGGAGCAAGTGAGCAGGATATTATCGAGAAGATTGATATTGGTGGGATTTCTTTGATTCGAGCAGCTGCAAAGAACTTTAAAGATGTTTTGATTGTGTCTTCAAGAAGTCAGTACGATGATGTGTTGAATGTGATTTCAGCGGGTGACGGAACTGTGGATTTAGCTACACGTAAGAAATATGCAGGAGAAGCTTTCGATGTCTCATCGCATTATGATTCGCATATCTACAAATATTTTAATCCGGAATCAGATTCGCTTAAGTTAAGTGAGCGGAACCAACAAGTCTTGAGATACGGAGAAAATCCACACCAAAAAGGATACTTCTACGGGAAAATGGACGAGTTGTTCGATAAGAAGAACGGAAAAGAATTAAGCTATAACAATTTGTTGGATGTTGATGCGGCTGTAAATCTTATTGCAGATTATGATGATTGTACCTGTGCAATCTTAAAACATAACAACGCTTGTGGATTGGCAACAAGAGAAACTGTTGTGGATGCGTTCAAAGATGCTTTGGCTGGAGACCCAATATCAGCGTTTGGAGGAATTATTATTACCAACCGTGAAGTAGATTTAGCGACTGCAACGGAAATCGATAAGATTTTCTATGAAGTAGTAATTGCGCCATCATTTAGCGAAGACGCATTGGCTTTATTATCGGCTAAGAAAAACAGAATTATTTTGGTTCAAAAAGAAACTTCAATGTCTGGCCAAATGGTACGTACGGCATTAAACGGGTTCTTGGTTCAGGATAAAGATGTAAGTACTCAGGTTGCGGATGATTTAAAAGTGGTAACAAAATTAGCACCTACCGGAGATCAGGTGGATGATTTGTTATTTGCGAATAAGTTGGTGAAACATACCAAATCAAATACAATCGTATTGGCTAAAGATGGTCAGTTGTTGGCAAGTGGAACAGGGCAAACCTCAAGAGTAGATGCATTGAAACAGGCGATTTTAAAAGCGCAGTCTTTCGGATTTGATTTATCAGGTGCGGTGATGGCTTCGGATGCTTTCTTCCCGTTTGCAGACTGTGTAGAAATTGCGAATGAAGTGGGAATTAAAACAGTGATCCAACCAGGAGGTTCAATTAAAGATAATTTGTCAATCGAGTTTTGTGATAACAACGAAATGTCAATGGTAATGACGGGAGTGCGTCATTTTAAACATTAA
- a CDS encoding uracil-DNA glycosylase family protein, with protein MNELLKEISQCRICESYLTHGVRPVVLAHPKSRIVVIGQAPGIKVHTSGIPWDDKSGENLRNWMGISNEDFYTPEKVGIMPMGFCYPGKGKTGDLPPRTECAPQWHQPLWDKMDDVELILLIGKYAQDYYLKGQTKRTLTETVKSYQEYLPKHFVLPHPSPRNNIWQKKNPWFKHEVIPALKQTISHIMSSY; from the coding sequence ATGAACGAACTTTTGAAAGAAATATCACAATGTCGCATTTGCGAATCGTATTTGACTCATGGTGTGCGTCCGGTTGTATTGGCGCACCCAAAGAGTCGAATTGTGGTTATTGGACAAGCTCCGGGGATAAAAGTTCATACTTCCGGAATCCCTTGGGATGATAAGAGTGGGGAGAATCTTCGTAATTGGATGGGAATTTCTAATGAAGATTTTTATACTCCTGAAAAAGTTGGGATTATGCCTATGGGGTTTTGTTATCCGGGAAAAGGTAAAACCGGAGATCTTCCACCAAGAACAGAATGTGCCCCTCAATGGCATCAACCGTTGTGGGATAAAATGGATGATGTAGAATTAATTTTACTCATTGGAAAATATGCGCAGGATTATTATTTGAAAGGTCAAACAAAAAGGACCTTGACAGAGACTGTGAAATCGTATCAAGAGTATTTGCCAAAGCATTTTGTATTACCACACCCTTCCCCACGAAACAATATCTGGCAAAAGAAAAATCCATGGTTTAAGCACGAGGTAATACCTGCATTAAAGCAGACCATATCGCATATTATGTCTTCTTATTAG